In Paractinoplanes brasiliensis, the following proteins share a genomic window:
- a CDS encoding ABC transporter ATP-binding protein produces MSMYGGGFGGFNAGGRPTVGAAGRKGNGLPFAGIPDDLREGVAALEAREPSHGDPGVSFDPVADSGTRVSLGRLLIGRPGLLLAASLAILVETSLLQAGPYLVQVGIDHGIAAGNLRVLMVITACFVAAVLLTGVATAVRMRQSGRLAAAATRDLRVRIFAHLQRMSLDYYTREKAGVTMTRMTSDVESLQSLLQDGFAQFGIQALTMVVVTGLLFHYNAYLAMITLLLVVPPLTVASLWFRHAADRGYNRQRDAIAAMFADLSESLNGVRVVTAHNRQERNVIAHREVVGRYRDANDWTGRINAIYGPGTSVIGLIAMAVLLLVGGRMVLRGSLSIGELTAFVLYINSFFQPVQQLVQLYTQYQQGKAAIGKIRGLLSSSPSVRSSASAAVLPPVRGHIVFENVTFGYSPGVPVLSGVDLDISPGETVACVGPTGAGKSTLAKLVTRFYDPTEGRILIDGHDLRDVTLESLRTQIGVVPQEPFLFAGTLRDNIAFARPSATDDEVWAAVDAVGLRSLVERSPEGLDTPLHERGQSVSSGERQLLALARAFLASPRVVVLDEATSSLDLRSELRVEAALDALLEGRTAILVAHRLSTAMRADRIIVVDNHHIVESGTHEELLEAGGQYATMFETWAAHS; encoded by the coding sequence ATGAGCATGTACGGAGGCGGGTTCGGCGGCTTCAACGCCGGCGGCCGGCCCACGGTCGGCGCGGCTGGGCGCAAGGGCAACGGGCTGCCGTTCGCGGGCATCCCCGACGACCTGCGCGAGGGTGTCGCCGCACTGGAGGCCCGCGAGCCGTCGCACGGTGACCCGGGAGTCTCTTTCGACCCGGTCGCCGATTCCGGTACGCGGGTCTCCCTCGGGCGCCTCCTGATCGGCCGGCCGGGGTTGTTGCTCGCGGCCTCGCTGGCGATCCTCGTCGAGACGTCGCTGCTGCAGGCCGGCCCCTACCTCGTCCAGGTCGGCATCGACCACGGCATCGCGGCCGGCAACCTGCGCGTCCTCATGGTGATCACCGCCTGCTTCGTCGCCGCCGTGCTGCTGACCGGCGTCGCCACCGCCGTGCGCATGCGCCAGAGCGGCCGGCTCGCCGCGGCTGCCACCCGTGACCTGCGCGTCCGCATCTTCGCCCACCTGCAGCGGATGTCGCTCGACTACTACACGCGCGAGAAGGCCGGGGTCACCATGACCCGGATGACCTCCGACGTGGAGTCGTTGCAGAGCCTGCTGCAGGACGGTTTCGCCCAGTTCGGAATTCAGGCCCTGACCATGGTCGTCGTCACCGGGCTGCTGTTCCACTACAACGCCTACCTGGCGATGATCACGCTGCTGCTGGTCGTGCCGCCGCTGACGGTCGCGTCGCTGTGGTTCCGGCACGCGGCCGACCGTGGCTACAACCGTCAGCGCGACGCCATCGCGGCCATGTTCGCCGACCTGTCCGAGAGCCTCAACGGCGTACGGGTGGTCACCGCCCACAACCGGCAGGAGCGCAACGTGATCGCCCACCGTGAGGTGGTGGGCCGGTATCGCGACGCCAACGACTGGACCGGCAGGATCAACGCCATCTACGGCCCCGGCACGTCGGTGATCGGCCTGATCGCGATGGCGGTGCTGCTGCTCGTCGGCGGCCGGATGGTGCTGCGCGGCTCGCTGTCCATCGGCGAGCTGACCGCGTTCGTCCTCTACATCAACTCGTTCTTCCAGCCGGTGCAGCAGCTGGTGCAGCTCTACACCCAGTACCAGCAGGGCAAGGCGGCGATCGGCAAGATCCGGGGGCTGCTGTCGTCCTCGCCGTCCGTCCGGTCCTCTGCTTCCGCCGCGGTTCTTCCCCCCGTACGGGGTCACATCGTCTTCGAGAATGTGACATTCGGCTATTCGCCTGGTGTGCCCGTGTTGTCCGGCGTGGATCTGGACATCTCGCCGGGTGAGACGGTCGCGTGTGTCGGGCCGACCGGGGCCGGGAAGTCCACGCTGGCCAAGCTGGTGACCCGCTTCTACGACCCCACCGAGGGCCGCATCCTGATCGACGGGCACGACCTGCGCGACGTCACCCTGGAATCGCTGCGCACCCAGATCGGGGTCGTGCCGCAGGAACCTTTCCTGTTCGCCGGCACGCTGCGCGACAACATCGCCTTCGCCCGCCCGTCCGCCACCGACGACGAGGTGTGGGCCGCCGTCGACGCCGTCGGGTTGCGTTCACTGGTGGAACGCTCCCCGGAAGGCCTCGACACGCCCCTGCACGAGCGTGGCCAGTCGGTGTCGTCCGGGGAGCGGCAACTGCTGGCGCTGGCGCGGGCCTTCCTCGCCTCCCCGCGTGTGGTCGTGCTGGACGAGGCCACGTCGAGCCTTGATCTGCGCTCGGAACTGCGGGTCGAGGCCGCCTTGGACGCGCTGCTCGAAGGCCGTACGGCCATCCTGGTCGCACACCGCCTCTCGACAGCCATGCGAGCCGACCGCATCATCGTGGTCGACAACCACCACATCGTCGAATCCGGAACCCACGAAGAGCTCCTGGAAGCCGGCGGCCAATACGCCACCATGTTCGAAACGTGGGCAGCCCACTCCTGA
- the ggt gene encoding gamma-glutamyltransferase yields MRILPVLGVTSLAAALLVAPSAAQASAPAVNRGTHSGSPAKLGPTATGYGGAVSTVDATATAVGLDVLRRGGNAVDAAVAAAATLGVTEPFSAGIGGGGFFVYYDARKRSVSTIDGRESGPATMRETHFIDPADNQPYDFAEARVSGLSVGAPGTLATWQSAARKWGTKPLAALLEPAARVADKGFPVDATFRQQVADNAAAFGQFDSTKNLYLPGGAPPAVGSTQRNPDLAATYRLIGKKGIDVLYEGAVARDIVRTVQNPPVSANPVGTWAYPIRPGTLTLADLKNYRLRHPAPTRSEFRDLTVYGMSTPSSGGVAVSEALNILETAGLSEADVTKALHYYLEASALSFADRNRYVGAYTPNPVLQKLVSDGWAKQRACQIKPGAALTKPVPPGDINATGCTPATVGGPTELGQSTTNLTVADRWGNIVEYTFTIEQTGGNAMVVPGRGFLLNNELTDFNFTNTQAPAADPNLPGPGKRPRSSMSPTIVLKDGKPFLALGSPGGATIITTVLQILLNRVVLGQSLPEAMAAPRASQRNSPGIQAEPAFRTAYGPALTALGHTFGPDVPELGAATAIEFTRGGGFIASAEPARRGGGAAGVVNPR; encoded by the coding sequence ATGCGGATTCTGCCGGTCCTTGGCGTGACATCCCTGGCCGCGGCGCTGCTCGTAGCGCCCTCAGCGGCCCAGGCCAGCGCCCCCGCCGTAAACCGCGGCACCCACAGCGGGTCACCCGCGAAGCTCGGCCCCACCGCAACCGGCTACGGCGGAGCGGTCTCCACGGTCGACGCCACGGCCACCGCCGTCGGGCTCGACGTCCTGCGCCGGGGCGGCAACGCAGTCGATGCGGCTGTGGCCGCAGCCGCGACCCTCGGCGTCACCGAACCCTTCTCGGCCGGCATCGGTGGTGGCGGCTTCTTCGTCTACTACGACGCTCGCAAACGCAGCGTCTCCACCATCGACGGCCGCGAGAGCGGCCCGGCCACGATGAGGGAAACCCACTTCATCGACCCCGCCGACAACCAGCCGTACGACTTCGCCGAAGCTCGCGTCTCCGGCCTTTCCGTCGGCGCCCCGGGCACCCTCGCCACCTGGCAGTCGGCGGCGCGCAAGTGGGGCACCAAGCCGCTGGCCGCCCTGCTCGAACCGGCCGCCCGCGTGGCCGACAAGGGCTTCCCGGTCGACGCCACGTTCCGCCAGCAGGTCGCCGACAACGCCGCGGCGTTCGGCCAGTTCGACTCGACCAAGAACCTGTACCTGCCCGGCGGCGCGCCCCCGGCGGTCGGCTCGACCCAGCGCAACCCCGACCTCGCGGCCACCTATCGCCTGATCGGCAAGAAGGGCATCGACGTCCTCTACGAGGGTGCCGTGGCCCGCGACATCGTACGCACCGTCCAGAACCCGCCGGTGTCGGCGAACCCCGTCGGCACGTGGGCCTATCCGATCCGCCCCGGCACCCTCACGCTCGCGGATCTCAAGAACTACCGGCTGCGGCACCCGGCCCCGACCAGGTCCGAGTTCCGTGACCTCACCGTCTACGGCATGTCGACCCCGTCCAGCGGCGGCGTGGCGGTCAGCGAGGCCCTCAACATCCTCGAGACGGCCGGCCTGTCCGAGGCGGACGTCACCAAGGCGTTGCACTACTACCTCGAGGCGTCGGCGCTGAGCTTTGCCGACCGCAACCGGTACGTGGGGGCGTACACGCCGAACCCGGTCCTGCAGAAGCTGGTGTCGGACGGCTGGGCCAAGCAGCGCGCGTGCCAGATCAAGCCGGGCGCCGCGCTGACCAAGCCCGTCCCGCCCGGTGACATCAACGCGACCGGTTGCACCCCGGCAACCGTCGGGGGTCCGACCGAGCTGGGGCAGAGCACCACCAACCTGACGGTCGCCGACCGCTGGGGCAACATCGTCGAGTACACGTTCACGATCGAGCAGACCGGCGGCAACGCGATGGTCGTGCCCGGCCGTGGCTTCCTGCTCAACAACGAGCTGACCGACTTCAACTTCACCAACACGCAGGCCCCGGCGGCCGACCCGAACCTGCCCGGCCCCGGTAAGCGGCCGCGCAGCTCGATGTCCCCGACGATCGTCCTGAAGGACGGCAAACCGTTCCTCGCGCTCGGCTCGCCCGGCGGCGCGACAATCATCACGACGGTCCTGCAGATCCTGCTCAACCGGGTCGTGCTCGGCCAGTCGCTGCCGGAGGCGATGGCGGCGCCCCGGGCCTCACAGCGCAACTCCCCGGGCATTCAGGCAGAACCAGCCTTCCGTACGGCCTATGGCCCGGCCCTGACCGCGCTGGGTCACACGTTCGGGCCTGACGTGCCGGAGCTCGGCGCCGCGACGGCGATCGAGTTCACCCGGGGCGGCGGCTTCATCGCCTCGGCCGAGCCTGCCCGCCGTGGCGGCGGAGCGGCCGGGGTCGTCAACCCGCGCTGA
- a CDS encoding alpha/beta fold hydrolase → MQPQPPRRSTHATNSPLNRLVYDRWGEFGRPVVLLHGLLFDRTMWWPVGAELARDCTVIAPDLPGHGDSPARTDYSIERIAADLAALVHDLQLQRAPIVVGHGTSAWLAIAFADTYATHCLLTLDEPEDSMPATVDKLVASAGLGTVPEHYRPFAEPRRDPALLRAYGEWKAQPPTRRLAVAGGVPGPSGAETAFSHLSDPEGFAGRLRALL, encoded by the coding sequence ATGCAGCCGCAGCCACCACGCCGTTCCACGCACGCCACGAACAGCCCGCTGAACCGTCTCGTCTACGACCGTTGGGGCGAGTTCGGCCGGCCGGTCGTGCTGCTCCACGGCCTGCTTTTCGACCGTACGATGTGGTGGCCGGTCGGCGCCGAACTGGCCCGCGACTGCACGGTGATCGCGCCCGACCTGCCCGGCCACGGGGACAGCCCGGCCCGCACCGACTACAGCATCGAGCGGATCGCCGCCGACCTGGCCGCCCTGGTCCACGACCTGCAGTTGCAGCGGGCGCCGATCGTTGTCGGGCACGGCACGTCGGCTTGGCTGGCGATCGCCTTCGCCGACACGTACGCGACGCACTGCCTGCTCACCCTGGACGAGCCGGAGGACAGCATGCCGGCCACGGTTGACAAGCTCGTCGCGTCGGCCGGGCTGGGGACGGTGCCGGAGCACTACCGGCCGTTCGCCGAGCCTCGCCGCGATCCGGCGCTGCTCCGGGCGTACGGGGAATGGAAAGCGCAACCACCCACCCGGCGGCTGGCTGTCGCCGGGGGTGTGCCGGGGCCGTCAGGGGCGGAGACCGCGTTCAGCCACCTGTCGGATCCTGAGGGGTTCGCGGGGCGGTTGCGCGCTCTGCTGTAG
- a CDS encoding aminoglycoside phosphotransferase family protein, which yields MTMLPGQNAVVIETTLPGWLPDLDGTIVGGELLRGWALSEVWRIHLDGATRKSVIAKRGVGELAGEARRYHELVVPLGIPAPRLLAEDGAGVIVLEDLGGDNLEDRPTAEGYEEAVRVLARMRSQPAMGLATGLRRSTADFKAVAERAEAAMGALRPDLAGALDEPIRAMTHRLDQLAGEPATVVHGDFQAKNLLHTPGGGIVTIDWSDAYVHQNLGDLYLLLREGRKHSRIDRARLDALPALFAYEAGTDLRTVTGQLVTGGLCWTMNALRWVVETGVHAVPVSREWIDELVADLRGLAERHLVQ from the coding sequence ATGACGATGCTCCCTGGGCAGAATGCCGTGGTGATCGAGACAACGCTGCCCGGCTGGCTTCCCGACCTCGACGGCACGATCGTCGGCGGTGAACTGCTGCGCGGCTGGGCGCTGTCGGAAGTCTGGCGGATCCACCTGGACGGCGCCACCCGAAAATCGGTGATCGCCAAGCGGGGCGTCGGCGAGCTGGCGGGCGAGGCGCGGCGATACCACGAGCTGGTCGTTCCGCTGGGGATTCCCGCGCCGCGGTTGCTCGCCGAGGACGGCGCGGGGGTGATCGTCCTGGAGGACCTGGGCGGTGACAACCTCGAGGACCGCCCGACCGCCGAAGGATACGAGGAGGCCGTACGGGTCCTGGCTCGGATGCGGTCCCAGCCGGCGATGGGCCTGGCGACCGGGCTGCGCCGCTCCACCGCCGACTTCAAAGCCGTCGCGGAGCGGGCCGAAGCGGCAATGGGAGCCCTGCGTCCCGACCTGGCCGGCGCGCTCGACGAGCCGATCCGGGCGATGACCCACCGCCTGGACCAGCTCGCCGGCGAACCCGCAACCGTCGTCCACGGGGACTTCCAGGCGAAGAACCTGCTCCACACCCCCGGCGGCGGGATCGTCACCATCGACTGGTCGGACGCGTACGTGCATCAGAATCTCGGCGACCTCTACCTCCTGCTGCGCGAGGGCCGCAAACACAGCCGCATCGACAGGGCTCGGCTGGACGCCCTGCCGGCTCTCTTCGCGTACGAGGCCGGGACCGACCTGAGGACCGTGACCGGCCAGCTGGTGACCGGCGGTCTGTGCTGGACCATGAACGCCCTGCGCTGGGTCGTGGAGACCGGCGTACACGCGGTCCCGGTGTCCCGCGAATGGATCGACGAACTGGTCGCCGACCTCCGCGGCCTGGCGGAGCGCCATCTCGTCCAGTAG
- a CDS encoding NAD-dependent dehydratase has protein sequence MRLLILGGTKHLGRHLAEHALRAGHDVTLFNRGRTGPDLFPGVPRLIGDRTPDGDPAGLTALAGGRWDRVFDFSGFHPRQVTATAELLAPRVGQYVFMSSIAVYPPSAEAGRTEDAELLPPEHGDGEYGNLKVVCERAAEAALPGRATSVRAGLITGPGDPFGAFTSWAIAMAGAGTVPCAARPEQPVQVTDVRDLAAFLLWIGPGPFNVMPPPMTFAEMLETCRRAGGGTATVTWTQDENVDDLGGFIVQPRDGSEDGAFQLSGERARQAGYHPRPFTETARDTIEWALRTKATFTNPH, from the coding sequence ATGCGCCTGCTGATTCTCGGCGGCACCAAGCACCTCGGCCGTCACCTCGCCGAGCACGCCCTGCGGGCCGGCCACGACGTCACGTTGTTCAACCGCGGCCGTACGGGCCCGGATCTGTTCCCCGGCGTGCCCCGCCTGATCGGCGACCGGACGCCGGACGGTGACCCGGCGGGCCTGACCGCGCTCGCGGGCGGCCGCTGGGACAGGGTCTTCGACTTCAGCGGCTTCCACCCGCGCCAGGTCACCGCCACCGCCGAGCTGCTGGCCCCGCGCGTCGGGCAGTACGTCTTCATGTCCTCGATCGCGGTCTACCCCCCTTCCGCCGAGGCGGGCCGGACCGAGGATGCCGAGTTGCTGCCGCCGGAGCACGGCGACGGCGAGTACGGCAACCTGAAGGTCGTTTGTGAGCGGGCGGCCGAGGCAGCCCTGCCCGGCCGGGCCACGTCCGTGCGCGCGGGACTGATCACCGGCCCCGGCGACCCGTTCGGCGCGTTCACCAGCTGGGCGATCGCCATGGCCGGCGCCGGGACCGTCCCGTGCGCGGCTCGGCCCGAGCAGCCGGTGCAGGTGACCGACGTCCGTGACCTCGCCGCGTTTCTGCTGTGGATCGGGCCCGGCCCGTTCAACGTGATGCCGCCACCGATGACCTTCGCCGAGATGCTGGAGACCTGCCGCCGGGCCGGTGGCGGAACGGCAACGGTCACCTGGACGCAGGACGAGAACGTCGACGACCTCGGCGGCTTCATCGTGCAACCCCGCGACGGCAGCGAGGACGGTGCTTTCCAGCTCTCCGGCGAACGAGCACGGCAGGCTGGATACCACCCGAGGCCGTTCACGGAGACGGCCCGGGACACAATCGAGTGGGCGCTACGAACGAAGGCAACCTTCACCAACCCCCACTGA
- a CDS encoding uridine kinase family protein has product MAIDVVDQIAAAVTSREPVNGIRIVGIDGPSGSGKSHLARNLSKALNAPIIEIDDFVSWDNFAGWWPRFDAQVLTPLLRGEDAHYQVRDWTDWYGNTLGEWKTQPWAPAMILEGVTCTRRATINRLAHAIWVDAPAPLRLARGLARDRSFAGAEELWQKWMAEEEEFFAADGTRDRADLIIDTAHHR; this is encoded by the coding sequence ATGGCCATCGACGTCGTGGATCAAATCGCCGCCGCCGTTACCTCCCGCGAGCCGGTCAACGGCATACGCATCGTCGGCATCGATGGGCCGAGCGGCTCTGGGAAGAGCCACCTCGCCCGCAACCTCTCCAAGGCGCTCAACGCGCCGATCATTGAGATTGACGACTTCGTGTCGTGGGACAACTTCGCCGGATGGTGGCCACGCTTCGACGCCCAGGTACTCACGCCGCTGCTTCGCGGCGAGGACGCCCACTATCAGGTGAGAGACTGGACGGATTGGTACGGCAACACCCTCGGCGAGTGGAAGACGCAGCCCTGGGCGCCCGCCATGATTCTCGAAGGCGTCACCTGCACGCGGCGCGCGACGATCAATCGGCTCGCCCACGCCATCTGGGTCGACGCACCCGCACCGTTGCGGTTGGCGCGCGGCCTCGCCCGCGACCGTTCCTTCGCCGGCGCAGAGGAGCTTTGGCAGAAGTGGATGGCCGAGGAAGAAGAGTTCTTCGCCGCCGACGGCACCCGCGACCGCGCCGACCTCATCATCGACACGGCACACCACCGATGA